TGTCAGTGCCTCTGTATGTATCGTAAGTGTTTTTTGTAGCAAGCAACGGGAGATATATCAAAAGATCCAAAATCCTCTCGTCAATGCGTTAGCGACTCTCCGTCCGAGTCGCTCGTGTAGTCCGACCTACTGCAATCGCCGTTAGCGAGCTGATCCTTCGAAAGCTTATTGCACCCTTCGAGTGCCACCGTGGAGTGGTTGTAGAGTCCCTGCGCCATGAGCTTGAGCGCCAGCTCGTTTTTCACTCCGCTCGCCTTCTTGATCTTCGCGCGCTTGTTCTGAAACCAGATCTTGATCTGGGACTCGCTCAGGCTTAGTTCTTTGGCCAGATGGCGGCGGCGCTGCTCCGTCAGGTAGTTGCTCTGCTGAAATTCCTGCTTGAGCCTCTGCAGCTGCGAGGCGCTGAACGCCGTGCGAGGGCGCTTCTCGTCTTTCTTCTCCTGCCGCTTGACCTTCCTCGTCCGAGGACCTGCAACGAGGGGAGACAAGATTTAAAGAGATGGATGAAAGAGATGACGAAagatcaaagttcaaagttcaaattgattttcatttaaatcaaataaacagagaaattacatacaatgtataagcagaacatatttgtaataattgccaAAATGTAAATTAACAAgatacatgtgaaaatgagtaacaaaacgaagaaaacataatttttttttgtcaaaatatatacatatgcatatagtACAAGTTAAttaaggatgggaatggaaatggagggtctcactaaaaagcaaagcttgtacgatatggggccctcagaaaatacataagaatacgaataatgaatattatattatattcttgttgttgttctctCTGCGTCAAAATATGgaaaggatatatatatatatatatatatacagctgaGAGAggggtcagaaaaaaaaaaacacaagagaAGACCACTGTGAACATTGATTGCGTAGAAATAATGTCAGGATTCTGAAATGTAAaatgcaaacaagcaaacaagcaaacaaaaccaGCAATAACAAGCCACAAGACAACGCATTTTGCTTTTTTGGTGTATTTGGGTTTTTAAACACAGTAACCCGAAACTAAAGGTTCAGAACGAATACGACTCAGGTTAAGTATAAAAAAGAGTAACGTGTTTTCATTCATAAATGAATAATTGATGTAAATGTTATGCATGTATCAGTAATCAGATGATATATGCTGATCATAAATCGCATTTAGATCTCATCTCGTTCTATTTTGGAAGATGTGCAGAGTCATATCGGCCCGTAAACTTCTCATCTTCCCGCCAAAACATTGAGTTTGGAGTGACCCTAATAATTGcgctgggtgtttttttttttcttttttaaagtgaCGTCTCTGAACGATGATTATACAAAATTCCCACATTTAAACTGACGAAAAAGAAGAttaagaagatgaagaagatgatgatgatgatgaagacgaagacgaagacgaagaagaagaagaagaagaagaagaagaagaagaagaagaagaagacaaaggaaaagaagaaagg
The DNA window shown above is from Diadema setosum chromosome 14, eeDiaSeto1, whole genome shotgun sequence and carries:
- the LOC140238181 gene encoding homeobox protein engrailed-like, which produces MSALSLGGREQRSPTPLGIPHVPRSHPGNELAVKTRFTDFFIETILGPEFGGSKKTSKSHRQDDDSDVGPPDRGHGAKIAAEAHPLGGGENASPKIAATQWPAWVYCTRYSDRPSSGPRTRKVKRQEKKDEKRPRTAFSASQLQRLKQEFQQSNYLTEQRRRHLAKELSLSESQIKIWFQNKRAKIKKASGVKNELALKLMAQGLYNHSTVALEGCNKLSKDQLANGDCSRSDYTSDSDGESLTH